One genomic segment of Nothobranchius furzeri strain GRZ-AD chromosome 10, NfurGRZ-RIMD1, whole genome shotgun sequence includes these proteins:
- the ddx31 gene encoding ATP-dependent DNA helicase DDX31 isoform X1, whose protein sequence is MMSSADEQLCLNICNSVPSSSSSSSSWSTSRKLPTAQQRWASKKQRMKRKRGLGSSSEEVKQTRWTPHSADEEEGFGVKAPPTDLTPSTPPKKKERVQKTGCSGIKTSSLFKHNPEVPEFHSPVVSELKEKMFTSDSFSDLHLHPHLVATLNKVLNAFILTSIQKQTIPVLLSGRDALVRSQTGSGKTLSYAVPLVQSLQSLEPKVSRSDGPLALIIVPTRELALQTFQTFQKLLKPFTWIVPGVLMGGEKRKSEKARIRKGINILISTPGRLVDHIKHTLSIAFSAVRWLVLDEADRTLDLGFEKDLTHILNSLNSTGPTRQNVLLSATLSRGVTRLVDVCLTDPVSVQASDPSTFGPTPAAALTCDPSPASQSESFAVPEALKQFVVLVPSKIRLVCLAAFILNKCKFSDNKVIVFASSCEVVEFLHSLFTSVLSNCPANRKLRFLRLHGNMKQEERSEVFEEFLVSASGVLLCTDVAARGLDLPQVTWIVQFTPPMSVAEYVHRVGRTARIGGAGCSLLFLTPSETAFIAELANHNISLSEMKSQDVLSCLMMDDTYKGRGKYHSQSSSKALEQDIRERATVLQTEFENFVHSDAESLQAAKKALQSFLRAYATYPAQLKHIFHIRSLHLGHAAKSFGLRDAPQGLGASSGPKGHRNKDHSKNQTRGASRSPVKNKDKMSGKSKLFSGRREAALLRSEFSSGLERRKALKKKNDA, encoded by the exons atgatgtcatcagcagatGAGCAGCTGTGTCTGAATATTTGCAACAGcgttccatcatcatcatcatcatcatcatcatggagCACCAGCAGGAAATTACCTACAGCTCAGCAGAGATGGGCGTCA AAAAAGCAGAGAATGAAGAGGAAGAGGGGACTCGGCTCCTCCTCCGAAGAGGTCAAACAGACGAGATGGACTCCTCACTCAGCTGATGAGGAGGAGGGGTTTGGTGTAAAGGCTCCGCCCACTGATCTAACTCCCAGTACACCACCAAAGAAGAAGGAGCGAGTACAGAAAACAGGATGCAGCGGCATCAAGACTTCATCTTTGTTCAAACATAATCCAGAGGTCCCAGAGTTCCACAG TCCAGTTGTTTCTGAGTTAAAGGAGAAGATGTTCACCTCCGACTCGTTTTCAGACCTACACCTGCACCCCCACCTG GTGGCGACTCTGAACAAAGTCCTGAATGCTTTCATACTAACCAg caTCCAGAAGCAGACCATTCCTGTTCTTCTCTCAGGACGAGACGCTTTAGTTCGCTCTCAGACAGGATCAG GTAAGACGTTGTCCTACGCCGTCCCACTGGTCCAGAGTCTTCAGTCCCTCGAGCCAAAGGTCAGCAGGTCTGATGGACCTCTGGCTCTGATCAtcgtccccaccagagag CTGGCTCTCCAAACCTTCCAGACCTTTCAGAAACTTCTCAAG CCCTTTACCTGGATCGTCCCCGGTGTGCTGATGGGGGGGGAGAAGAGGAAATCCGAGAAGGCCAG GATCCGTAAAGGAATCAACATCCTGATCTCGACTCCTGGACGTCTGGTGGATCACATCAAGCACACCCTGAGCATTGCCTTCAGCGCCGTCCGCTGGCTGGTTCTGGACGAGGCCGACAG GACTCTGGATCTGGGCTTTGAGAAGGATCTGACCCACATATTAAACAGTCTGAACTCTACTGGACCGACCCGGCAGAACGTTCTGCTGTCTGCGACCCTCTCACGAG GTGTGACTCGATTGGTCGACGTCTGTCTGACAGACCCCGTCAGCGTCCAGGCCTCCGACCCGTCTACCTTTGGCCCCACCCCTGCAGCAGCGTTGACCTGTGACCCTTCCCCAGCTAGCCAATCGGAGAGCTTTGCTGTACCGGAGGCTCTGAAACAATTTGTGGTTTTGGTTCCTAGTAAGATCAGACTGGTCTGTCTGGCTGCCTTCATTCTGAATAAATGCAAG TTTTCGGACAACAAAGTCATCGTCTTCGCCTCGAGCTGCGAGGTCGTCGAGTTCCTCCACTCGCTCTTCACCTCCGTCCTGTCCAATTGCCCGGCCAATCGCAAGCTCCGGTTTTTACGTCTCCACGGCAACATGAAACAGGAG GAACGCTCGGAGGTGTTTGAGGAGTTTTTGGTGTCTGCAAGTGGAGTCCTGCTGTGCACG GACGTTGCAGCCAGAGGGTTGGACCTTCCTCAGGTCACCTGGATCGTTCAG TTCACTCCTCCGATGTCAGTAGCCGAGTACGTTCACCGAGTGGGCCGGACGGCCCGGATCGGAGGAGCAGGGTGCAGCCTCCTCTTCCTCACTCCCTCAGAGACGGCCTTCATCGCTGAGTTAGCCAATCACAACATCAG CCTGTCAGAGATGAAGTCGCAGGatgttttgtcctgtctgatgATGGATGACACCTACAAGGGGCGGGGCAAATACCACAGCCAG AGTTCCTCCAAAGCTCTGGAGCAGGACATCCGTGAACGCGCCACTGTCCTTCAGACCGAGTTTGAGAACTTTGTACACTCGGACGCGGAGTCGCTGCAGGCTGCCAAGAAAG CGCTACAATCCTTCCTACGAGCGTACGCTACCTATCCTGCTCAGCTTAAACACATCTTCCACATCCGCTCCCTTCATCTGGGGCATGCCGCCAAAAGCTTTGGCCTcagagatgctcctcagggcctgGGTGCCTCCTCAGGCCCCAAAGGTCATAGGAACAAGGACCACAGCAAGAACCAGACCAGGGGGGCGTCTAGGAGTCCAGTCAAGAACAAGGACAAGATGTCTGGAAAGTCCAA
- the ddx31 gene encoding ATP-dependent DNA helicase DDX31 isoform X2 — protein MKRKRGLGSSSEEVKQTRWTPHSADEEEGFGVKAPPTDLTPSTPPKKKERVQKTGCSGIKTSSLFKHNPEVPEFHSPVVSELKEKMFTSDSFSDLHLHPHLVATLNKVLNAFILTSIQKQTIPVLLSGRDALVRSQTGSGKTLSYAVPLVQSLQSLEPKVSRSDGPLALIIVPTRELALQTFQTFQKLLKPFTWIVPGVLMGGEKRKSEKARIRKGINILISTPGRLVDHIKHTLSIAFSAVRWLVLDEADRTLDLGFEKDLTHILNSLNSTGPTRQNVLLSATLSRGVTRLVDVCLTDPVSVQASDPSTFGPTPAAALTCDPSPASQSESFAVPEALKQFVVLVPSKIRLVCLAAFILNKCKFSDNKVIVFASSCEVVEFLHSLFTSVLSNCPANRKLRFLRLHGNMKQEERSEVFEEFLVSASGVLLCTDVAARGLDLPQVTWIVQFTPPMSVAEYVHRVGRTARIGGAGCSLLFLTPSETAFIAELANHNISLSEMKSQDVLSCLMMDDTYKGRGKYHSQSSSKALEQDIRERATVLQTEFENFVHSDAESLQAAKKALQSFLRAYATYPAQLKHIFHIRSLHLGHAAKSFGLRDAPQGLGASSGPKGHRNKDHSKNQTRGASRSPVKNKDKMSGKSKLFSGRREAALLRSEFSSGLERRKALKKKNDA, from the exons ATGAAGAGGAAGAGGGGACTCGGCTCCTCCTCCGAAGAGGTCAAACAGACGAGATGGACTCCTCACTCAGCTGATGAGGAGGAGGGGTTTGGTGTAAAGGCTCCGCCCACTGATCTAACTCCCAGTACACCACCAAAGAAGAAGGAGCGAGTACAGAAAACAGGATGCAGCGGCATCAAGACTTCATCTTTGTTCAAACATAATCCAGAGGTCCCAGAGTTCCACAG TCCAGTTGTTTCTGAGTTAAAGGAGAAGATGTTCACCTCCGACTCGTTTTCAGACCTACACCTGCACCCCCACCTG GTGGCGACTCTGAACAAAGTCCTGAATGCTTTCATACTAACCAg caTCCAGAAGCAGACCATTCCTGTTCTTCTCTCAGGACGAGACGCTTTAGTTCGCTCTCAGACAGGATCAG GTAAGACGTTGTCCTACGCCGTCCCACTGGTCCAGAGTCTTCAGTCCCTCGAGCCAAAGGTCAGCAGGTCTGATGGACCTCTGGCTCTGATCAtcgtccccaccagagag CTGGCTCTCCAAACCTTCCAGACCTTTCAGAAACTTCTCAAG CCCTTTACCTGGATCGTCCCCGGTGTGCTGATGGGGGGGGAGAAGAGGAAATCCGAGAAGGCCAG GATCCGTAAAGGAATCAACATCCTGATCTCGACTCCTGGACGTCTGGTGGATCACATCAAGCACACCCTGAGCATTGCCTTCAGCGCCGTCCGCTGGCTGGTTCTGGACGAGGCCGACAG GACTCTGGATCTGGGCTTTGAGAAGGATCTGACCCACATATTAAACAGTCTGAACTCTACTGGACCGACCCGGCAGAACGTTCTGCTGTCTGCGACCCTCTCACGAG GTGTGACTCGATTGGTCGACGTCTGTCTGACAGACCCCGTCAGCGTCCAGGCCTCCGACCCGTCTACCTTTGGCCCCACCCCTGCAGCAGCGTTGACCTGTGACCCTTCCCCAGCTAGCCAATCGGAGAGCTTTGCTGTACCGGAGGCTCTGAAACAATTTGTGGTTTTGGTTCCTAGTAAGATCAGACTGGTCTGTCTGGCTGCCTTCATTCTGAATAAATGCAAG TTTTCGGACAACAAAGTCATCGTCTTCGCCTCGAGCTGCGAGGTCGTCGAGTTCCTCCACTCGCTCTTCACCTCCGTCCTGTCCAATTGCCCGGCCAATCGCAAGCTCCGGTTTTTACGTCTCCACGGCAACATGAAACAGGAG GAACGCTCGGAGGTGTTTGAGGAGTTTTTGGTGTCTGCAAGTGGAGTCCTGCTGTGCACG GACGTTGCAGCCAGAGGGTTGGACCTTCCTCAGGTCACCTGGATCGTTCAG TTCACTCCTCCGATGTCAGTAGCCGAGTACGTTCACCGAGTGGGCCGGACGGCCCGGATCGGAGGAGCAGGGTGCAGCCTCCTCTTCCTCACTCCCTCAGAGACGGCCTTCATCGCTGAGTTAGCCAATCACAACATCAG CCTGTCAGAGATGAAGTCGCAGGatgttttgtcctgtctgatgATGGATGACACCTACAAGGGGCGGGGCAAATACCACAGCCAG AGTTCCTCCAAAGCTCTGGAGCAGGACATCCGTGAACGCGCCACTGTCCTTCAGACCGAGTTTGAGAACTTTGTACACTCGGACGCGGAGTCGCTGCAGGCTGCCAAGAAAG CGCTACAATCCTTCCTACGAGCGTACGCTACCTATCCTGCTCAGCTTAAACACATCTTCCACATCCGCTCCCTTCATCTGGGGCATGCCGCCAAAAGCTTTGGCCTcagagatgctcctcagggcctgGGTGCCTCCTCAGGCCCCAAAGGTCATAGGAACAAGGACCACAGCAAGAACCAGACCAGGGGGGCGTCTAGGAGTCCAGTCAAGAACAAGGACAAGATGTCTGGAAAGTCCAA
- the ak8 gene encoding adenylate kinase 8, protein MDDTLKPLKVPPQMSYYADKHNLSYLMQSLVASLVTSQPDDPISHLIDLLKSSNMSIPRVVLLGPPAVGKHTLARHLSVQLEAVHVTTETLLPDQSELSTLSEQGFAELLVQLVQQRLKQPDCVHQGWILVGIPQTRLQALLLQQAGIIPEHVVLLVAPTNVLLTRNQRRSVDLQTDSNRTSIRSADDIIAGHQERGGLSEEQLLAKLQLFHCEVTGLRSAYRHILKVIDGNQLDTVIYLQALAFIQTHHHFRTPRILLMGPPGSGKSHQAKLLSEKYKMTDVCCSRLLRSVAANGSGLGAEIQQYLENEQSVPDSLVLQAVEQRLSQVDCSSRGWVLHGFPYNLHQARNLRGFQHQPNRVFFLEVTDDVCLERTTLRRTDRVSGERYHTVTRPPQTAVQNRLQAAPDDSAEVMRERLERYRAESAGLQSVFPDAFRIDAAQKSHNVFEALERRLNTN, encoded by the exons agccTCGTGGCTTCTCTGGTGACCAGCCAGCCTGACGACCCGATCTCCCACCTCATCGACCtgctgaagagcagcaacatgagCA TTCCCAGGGTGGTGCTGCTTGGGCCGCCTGCTGTTGGAAAACACACTCTG GCAAGACATCTGAGCGTCCAGCTGGAAGCCGTCCATGTGACCACAGAGACTTTACTGCCAGACCAATCAGAGCTTAGCACACTCAGTGAACAG GGTTTTGCTGAGCTACTTGTCCAGCTGGTCCAACAGAGACTGAAGCAGCCTGACTGTGTCCACCAG GGCTGGATTCTGGTTGGGATCCCGCAGACCCGTCTGCAGGCTCTGCTCCTCCAGCAGGCTGGGATAATTCCAGAACATGTTG TTCTACTAGTCGCACCGACTAACGTCCTGCTGACGCGGAACCAGAGAAGGTCCGTCGACCTGCAGACAG ACAGCAACCGTACCTCTATCAGGTCAGCTGATGACATCATCGCTGGGCACCAGGAGAGGGGTGGTTTGTCAGAGGAGCAGCTATTGGCCAAGCTGCAGCTCTTCCACTGTGAGGTCACAGGTCTGAGGTCAGCCTATCGACACATCCTGAAGGTCATTGATGGAAACCAGCTAGACACCGTCATCTACCTACAAG CACTGGCTTTCATCCAAACTCACCATCACTTCAGAACTCCCAGAATCCTCCTGATGGGCCCGCCTGGTTCTGGTAAAAGTCATCAGGCCAAGCTGTTGTCGGAGAAGTACAAGATGACTGACG tatgttgtAGTCGACTGCTGAGGTCTGTAGCAGCTAATGGTTCTGGTCTGGGAGCGGAGATCCAGCAGTACCTGGAAAACGAACAGTCTG TTCCAGACTCCCTGGTGCTGCAGGCTGTGGAGCAGCGTCTCAGCCAAGTGGACTGCAGCAGTAGAGGATGGGTTCTGCACGGGTTTCCATATAACCTGCATCAAGCCAGGAACCTGCGGGGGTTCCAGCACCAGCCTAACAG GGTGTTCTTCCTGGAGGTGACGGATGATGTTTGTTTGGAACGTACCACTCTGAGAAGGACAGACAGGGTCAGCGGGGAGAG GTACCACACCGTGACTCGACCGCCTCAGACAGCGGTCCAAAACAGACTGCAGGCAGCGCCGGACGACAGCGCTGAAGTTATGAGGGAGAGGCTGGAACGATACAGGGCCGAGTCAGCTGGCCTTCAG TCTGTGTTTCCAGATGCGTTTCGCATCGACGCGGCTCAGAAGTCTCACAATGTGTTCGAGGCTCTGGAGCGCCGCCTGAACACCAACTAA